In Afipia sp. P52-10, the sequence TTCCAACATCGAAGAGGCCATCCGCATCCGCACGGGAGAATCCGGACTCGATGCGATTTGACATTTCCCTCGCCCTGACCTGAAGACATCACCCAACGGCCGTAGTCAGCGGCCAAACTATGAAGACCTGTACAAACAAGGGGTATCTATGACGACCGCTAAAGACGTCCTGAAGAAGATCAAGGACAACGACGTAAAGTACGTCGATCTGCGTTTCACCGATCCGCGTGGCAAGTGGCAGCACGTCACTTTCGATGTGTCGATGATCGATGAAGACTTCTTCGCCGAAGGCACGGCATTCGACGGCTCGTCCATCGCTGGCTGGAAGGCCATCAACGAATCCGACATGCAGCTGATGCCGGACCCGGTCACCGCCACCATCGACCCGTTCTTCGCAGAGACCACCATGGTCATCACCTGCGACGTGCTTGAGCCGACCACCGGCGAGCCCTACAACCGCGATCCGCGTGGCATCGCCAAGAAGGCCGAGGCGATGGTGAAGTCCATGGGCGTGGGCGACACCGTGTTCGTTGGCCCCGAGGCCGAGTTCTTCGTGTTCGACGACGTGCGCTTCGCGGCAACCCCGTACAATACCGGCTTCAAGCTGGATTCCTCGGAACTGCCGACCAACTCCGACACAGAGTACGAAGGCGGCAACCTCGGCCACCGCATCCGCACCAAGGGCGGCTACTNCCCGGTCCCGCCGCAGGACTCGGTGCAGGACATGCGCTCGGAGATGCTCGGAGCGATGGCCAAGATGGGCGTCAAGGTCGAGAAGCACCACCACGAAGTCGCTTCCGCCCAGCACGAGCTTGGCATGAAGTTCGACACGCTGGTGCACATGGCCGACCAAATGCAGATCTACAAGTACTGCATCCACCAGGTCGCGCACATCTACGGCAAGACCGCCACCTTCATGCCGAAGCCGATCTATGGCGACAACGGCTCGGGCATGCACGTCCACCAGTCGATCTGGAAGGACGGCAAGCCGACCTTCGCGGGCAACAAGTATGCCGACCTGTCGGACACCTGCCTGTCCTACATCGCCGGCGTCATCAAGCACGCGAAGGCCATCAACGCCTTCACCAACCCGTCGACCAACTCCTACAAGCGTCTGGTCCCAGGTTATGAGGCGCCGGTGCTGCTCGCCTACTCGGCGCGCAACCGCTCGGCGTCCTGCCGTATTCCGTACACCACCTCGCCGAAGGCCAAGCGCGTGGAAGTCCGCTTCCCTGATCCGATGGCCAACCCGTACCTCGCGTTCGCGGCGATGCTGATGGCCGGCCTCGACGGCATCAAGAACAAGATGGATCCGGGTCCGGCAATGGACAAGGATCTGTACGACCTGCCGAAGGAGGAGCTGAAGCAGATCCCGACCGTTTGCGGCAGCCTGCGCGAAGCGCTCGAGAGCCTCGACAAGGATCGCGCGTTCCTGAAGGCTGGCGGCGTGTTCGACGACGACTTCATCGACAGCTACATCGAGCTGAAGATGACCGAAGTTGCGCGCTTCGAAATGACGCCGCACCCGGTCGAGTTCGACATGTACTACTCGCAGTAAGCCTCCCCAGGGGCGATCTGCGCAACATGGATCGACAAGCGAAAGGCGCTCCTCACGGGGCGCCTTTTGTTTTGCCCACGGCGCCGAAGTGAACCGGTGCTGCCGCGCCATTGCTCCGCGCCAATTCGGGACAGGCCACACCCGGATATCTGCCCTCCCGCGCCATCCCTCGGCCCGCTGGCCTTCGCGCGCTGCTTGATCAAGCCTCGCGGTTCAGCAACAAGGGTAAAGTCGAAGGCCCCGAAACCGAGGAACCGGTCCCGTGACAGCCCCCCTTTTCGATCAGACGACGTCGGCCCGCGGCCTTGCCAAAGCGATCGCCCTCGGCGGCTGCGGCATCGTTGCGTTCGCGGCTGTCCTTGCAATCGCCTGGCACGCCTCGGCAACGATCCTGCTGCTGTTCTCCGGGATCCTGTTCGGTGTTTTCCTCGTCGCCCTTGCCGATCTGCTCGGCCGGGTGGTCGGCGGCGGGCATGTGTTACGACTTGTCCTCGTCTGCGTGTTCCTGACCGGCCTGTTCTCCACGGTCATCGTGCTTGGCGGCGCAACCATCGCCCAGCAGGCGACCGCACTCAGCACGACTCTGCGCTCGCAGATCGGTACCGTGAAGACCTTCCTGGAAGAGCGCGGCGTCGATACGAGCTATCTGAACTTCGGCACGGCCGCCGGAGCCAATCCGGACGCGCCGCATGCCCCTCCGAACCTGTCGAATCTGCCGAGCGCAGGCGCCATCGCATCCGGCACCAGCGCGATCGTCAGTCAGACATGGCGAATCCTGTCAGGGCTGTTCGAAACGCTCGGCAACGTCTTCGTCATTATCCTGCTCGGCATCCTGCTCGCGGCCCAGCCACAGATCTACCGAAGTGGGCTGATGCGGCTGGTGCCGAAGCGATACGCACCGCAAGCCGCGTCGCTCGCCGACAATGTCGGGGAAACGTTGCGACGCTGGCTCATCGGCCAGATCATGACGATGAGCTCCATCTTCATCATCACCTGGATCGGCCTGTCGCTGATCGGCATTCCCGGCGCCCTTGTCCTTGGTTTCATCGCCGGGTTCCTGTCGTTCATCCCCAATGTCGGTGCGGTGCTCGCCGGCGTCCTCATCGTTCTGGCGAGCCTTGGTTCGGGACTACCCGCTGTCGCCGGCGCGTTCGGCCTCTACCTGCTCGTGCAGTTCCTCGAGGGCAATATCCTGACGCCGCTAATCCAACGTCATGCCATCGCCATCCCGCCGGCGACATTGTTCGCCGCCCAGATCTTTCTCGGCTTTCTGTTCGGGCTCTGGGGGCTTGCCCTTGCGCTGCCGATGATCGCGATCATCAAGGTGATTTTGAACCACGCTTTTCCGCTCGCAGAATCGGCGGCCGCAGCCTGATCCATCTCGCAGAAGTGAGCGCATCCTCTGCGAAGGCCCGCTAGAATCGAGCCCGCATAAGACGGCCGCCTGGGTGGACTCGCCCGATCGAACCGCGTGCTGTCGGACAGACAGGGGAATGCGATCGGTCATGCCCGTTACGCTTTCAAGCTGCGCTCGCCTGGTGTTGGCAGCGCTGATGCTGTCGCTGCCTGTTCATGCCCAGGCTCAGGACGCGGCGCCGTCACAGCAACCTTTCGCCGTCCCCACGCCCCCTCAGCCATCGCCGTCGACTCCACGACAGGGCGGACAGCCTGCGCGCGGCACCGCCGGCGCCGCGTCCCCTGCGGCAGCCGAACTGCATCGTCTGCCACCGGATGCGACGACGAAGCACACTCTTGCCCTTTCCGGCCGGACCTTGGCCTTCACCGCGACCGCAGGTTCGGTCCGCCTGTTCGACAACAAGGGCGAGCCGGAAGCCGACATCGCCTACACCGCCTATCAGCTCGATGGCGCCGATCTGCGCACCCGCCCGGTCGCATTCTTCTTCAACGGCGGTCCTGGCGCCGCCTCCGCCTGGCTGCAACTCGGCGCAGCCGGGCCCTGGCGCGTCGCTCTCGCCGGCACGACATCATCGACAGCGCCGGACCTGCTGCCGAACGAGGAGACCTGGCTCGACTTTGCCGACCTCGTCTTCATCGATCCCGTCGGCACCGGCTACAGCCGCTTCGTCGCGACAGGAGACGACGTTCGCAAGCGTCTGTTCTCGGTCGACGGCGATGTCACATCAATCGCCGTGACCGTCCGTCGCTGGCTCGAGAAAAACGATCGCTTGCTCTCGCCGAAGTTTGTCGTGGGCGAGAGCTATGGCGGCATCCGGGGCCCGAAGGTCGTGCGCAATCTGCAAACGCGGGAAGGCGTCGGCGTCAACGGCCTCATCCTGATCTCGCCCCTGCTCGACTACCGCGAATATTCTGGCTCGAGCATTCTGCAATACGTCGCGCGCCTTCCGTCCATGGCCGCGGTGGCCCGCGAGGCGAAAGCCCCGGTGACGCGTGCCGATCTGGCCGATGTCGAAACCTATGCGCGCGGCGAGTTCCTGGTCGATCTCCTTAGAGGCCAGGCCGATGCGGAAGCGACGAACCGCCTTGCAGACAAGGTATCGGCGCTGACCGGAATCGATCAGGCCGTCAGCCGCAGACTTGCTGGACGGTTCGATGTCTCCGAATTCCGCCGCGAGTTCGACCGCAAGAACGGGCGGATTACCGGCCGCTACGACGCATCGGTGACCGGCCTCGATCCCAATCCGGACTCGAGCTTCTATCGCTTCGACGATCCATCGGGCGATGCACTCGGCGGGCCGCTGACAAGCGCTGCGGTATCCCTCATAAGGACCAAGCTCAACTGGCGTCCGGACGGCTCGTTCGAGCTGTTGAACGGCGCGGTCGGCCG encodes:
- the glnA gene encoding type I glutamate--ammonia ligase, whose amino-acid sequence is MTTAKDVLKKIKDNDVKYVDLRFTDPRGKWQHVTFDVSMIDEDFFAEGTAFDGSSIAGWKAINESDMQLMPDPVTATIDPFFAETTMVITCDVLEPTTGEPYNRDPRGIAKKAEAMVKSMGVGDTVFVGPEAEFFVFDDVRFAATPYNTGFKLDSSELPTNSDTEYEGGNLGHRIRTKGGYXPVPPQDSVQDMRSEMLGAMAKMGVKVEKHHHEVASAQHELGMKFDTLVHMADQMQIYKYCIHQVAHIYGKTATFMPKPIYGDNGSGMHVHQSIWKDGKPTFAGNKYADLSDTCLSYIAGVIKHAKAINAFTNPSTNSYKRLVPGYEAPVLLAYSARNRSASCRIPYTTSPKAKRVEVRFPDPMANPYLAFAAMLMAGLDGIKNKMDPGPAMDKDLYDLPKEELKQIPTVCGSLREALESLDKDRAFLKAGGVFDDDFIDSYIELKMTEVARFEMTPHPVEFDMYYSQ
- a CDS encoding S10 family peptidase, yielding MPVTLSSCARLVLAALMLSLPVHAQAQDAAPSQQPFAVPTPPQPSPSTPRQGGQPARGTAGAASPAAAELHRLPPDATTKHTLALSGRTLAFTATAGSVRLFDNKGEPEADIAYTAYQLDGADLRTRPVAFFFNGGPGAASAWLQLGAAGPWRVALAGTTSSTAPDLLPNEETWLDFADLVFIDPVGTGYSRFVATGDDVRKRLFSVDGDVTSIAVTVRRWLEKNDRLLSPKFVVGESYGGIRGPKVVRNLQTREGVGVNGLILISPLLDYREYSGSSILQYVARLPSMAAVAREAKAPVTRADLADVETYARGEFLVDLLRGQADAEATNRLADKVSALTGIDQAVSRRLAGRFDVSEFRREFDRKNGRITGRYDASVTGLDPNPDSSFYRFDDPSGDALGGPLTSAAVSLIRTKLNWRPDGSFELLNGAVGRNWDHGRDINPTESITQLRQILALDPKLKLLIAHGLFDLATPYFGSQIALDQLPPYATPDRVKLVVYPGGHMIYARDPSRQALKAEAQAMMK
- a CDS encoding AI-2E family transporter — translated: MTAPLFDQTTSARGLAKAIALGGCGIVAFAAVLAIAWHASATILLLFSGILFGVFLVALADLLGRVVGGGHVLRLVLVCVFLTGLFSTVIVLGGATIAQQATALSTTLRSQIGTVKTFLEERGVDTSYLNFGTAAGANPDAPHAPPNLSNLPSAGAIASGTSAIVSQTWRILSGLFETLGNVFVIILLGILLAAQPQIYRSGLMRLVPKRYAPQAASLADNVGETLRRWLIGQIMTMSSIFIITWIGLSLIGIPGALVLGFIAGFLSFIPNVGAVLAGVLIVLASLGSGLPAVAGAFGLYLLVQFLEGNILTPLIQRHAIAIPPATLFAAQIFLGFLFGLWGLALALPMIAIIKVILNHAFPLAESAAAA